In a genomic window of Sardina pilchardus chromosome 20, fSarPil1.1, whole genome shotgun sequence:
- the ankef1b gene encoding ankyrin repeat and EF-hand domain-containing protein 1 — MAPGVQRVLKSSVAHSRLEVLQVYKLLQWVRQGDTAQIEKMARMGVPNLINMVEPSEGRGALHLAAVANDTDMVEFLLSQAAHPNIQDKRGRTPVMLAAELGHDAVIGLLAKNHANMVLTDAEGQGVLFYCISPTKRHMRCLQTALNGKANVNNVSAAGKHVFVLACEHAQDCESMCISILKRGANQNAADEATGLSALMGACRAGAIELVRAILGRGGSPNILDKKKMNAAHFAAEGGYLDILQLLSAHSANFAVVAVDGNTPLHLAAAGGFAECCRFLCQRGANPKLKNEEGLFPKQMAKDKAAVKELKKAERLFTKLSKPGTVNPNELWAVTLHDWSFEHEAALRTSFEAAENTEDSVATVTKANFLSVLREHHAPVDDQQLEKIAVEHDSKREGLIDLEEFFKGLKYLQKPYVLSSYAPKKKKAKGAKGGKGKKKITLPMPICVLPEEQVSRRDSTAPPDYMIKSYQQFTDTKRFDRDNPPSHPIEDDSAWYIDEPELIYVNINYCVKIGDLESLSLAFSRNVPVDVQDRYFKTPLMTACSSGNYGVARYLVGLGADVNACDQFNWTPLHHACHAGQVNIIDLLVQSGAVIEATAMNGSTPLIRAIESCRPSCVDYLIKAGAKVTAENKKEQTCIDIARSYGDPRIVDLIQDKLDTMPKSKDKGKGKGGGKPAAKAKPAPAAKEKLEVESSTSPELVVKKESLRDSIITLNTRIASGALNQLDISFTPRTVWGKQLTTDQLIERKEDRREQLSYEVDFEDFLMPFNKNIVVKAEELGGSDN; from the exons ATGGCGCCGGGGGTCCAGCGGGTGCTGAAGAGCTCCGTGGCCCACAGCCGTCTGGAGGTGCTGCAGGTCTACAAGCTGCTGCAGTGGGTGCGCCAGGGCGACACGGCGCAGATCGAGAAGATGGCGCGCATGGGCGTGCCCAACCTCATCAACATGGTGGAGCCGTCGGAGGGCCGCGGAGCGCTGCACCTGGCCGCCGTCGCCAACGACACCGACATGGTGGAGTTCCTGCTGTCGCAGGCCGCCCACCCCAACATCCAGGACAAGAGGGGCAGGACGCCCGTCATGCTGGCCGCCGAGCTGGGACACGACGCCGTGATCGGCCTGCTGGCCAAGAACCACGCCAACATGGTGCTGACCGACGCCGAGggccaag GTGTGCTCTTCTACTGCATCTCCCCCACCAAGCGCCACATGCGCTGCCTGCAGACGGCGCTCAACGGCAAGGCCAACGTCAACAACGTCTCGGCCGCGGGGAAGCATGTGTTCGTGCTGGCCTGCGAGCACGCTCAGGACTGCGAGAGCATGTGCATCAGCATCCTCAAGAgaggagccaatcagaacgcagCCGATGAG GCCACCGGGCTCTCTGCGTTGATGGGGGCGTGCAGAGCAGGGGCCATTGAGTTAGTGAGGGCCATTCTAGGCAGGGGAGGCAGCCCCAACATACTGGACAAGAAGAAGATGAACGCTGCCCATTTCGCGGCTGAGGGAGGCTACTTGGAT ATTCTGCAGCTCCTGTCGGCCCACTCTGCTAATTTCGCTGTGGTTGCAGTGGATGGGAACACACCTTTGCATCTGGCTGCTGCAGGCGGCTTTGCAGAGTGCTGCCGCTTCCTCTGTCAGCGTG GCGCCAACCCCAAACTGAAGAATGAGGAGGGTCTATTCCCAAAGCAGATGGCCAAAGACAAGGCTGCGGTGAAGGAACTCAAGAAGGCTGAGCGACTCTTCACAAAGCTGTCCAAGCCCGGCACCGTGAACCCAAACGAGCTGTGGGCCGTGACTCTGCACGATTGGTCCTTCGAGCACGAGGCCGCCCTACGCACCAGCTTCGAGGCCGCCGAGAACACGGAGGATTCCGTGGCCACCGTCACCAAGGCCAACTTCCTGTCGGTCCTGCGCGAACACCACGCGCCGGTCGATGACCAGCAGCTGGAGAAGATCGCGGTGGAACACGACTCGAAGCGCGAGGGCCTGATCGACCTGGAGGAGTTCTTCAAAGGCCTGAAGTACCTGCAGAAGCCGTACGTGCTGTCGTCGTACGCGCCCAAGAAGAAGAAGGCCAAGGGGGCGAAGGGTGGGAAGGGCAAGAAGAAGATCACGCTGCCCATGCCCATCTGCGTCCTGCCCGAGGAGCAGGTCAGCAGGCGCGACAGCACCGCGCCGCCCGACTACATGATCAAGAGCTACCAGCAGTTCACCGACACCAAGCGCTTCGACCGCGACAACCCTCCCAGCCACCCCATCGAGGACGACTCGGCGTGGTACATCGACGAGCCCGAGCTGATCTACGTCAACATCAACTACTGCGTGAAGATCGGCGACCTGGAGTCCCTCAGCCTGGCCTTTAGTCGGAACGTGCCGGTGGACGTCCAGGACCGCTATTTCAAGACGCCGCTCATGACCGCGTGCAGCAGTGGTAACTATGGCGTGGCCAGATACCTCGTCGGCCTCGG TGCCGATGTGAACGCCTGCGACCAGTTCAACTGGACTCCTCTCCACCACGCCTGCCACGCCGGGCAGGTGAACATCATCGACCTGCTCGTCCAATCGGGTGCGGTGATCGAGGCGACGGCCATGAATGGCTCCACCCCCCTGATCAGGGCCATAGAGAGCTGCAGGCCCAGCTGTGTGGATTACCTCATCAAGGCCGGGGCAAAGGTCACCGCCGAGAATAAGAAAG AGCAAACTTGCATTGATATCGCCCGGTCCTATGGGGATCCAAGAATAGTGGACTTGATCCAGGATAAACTGGACACGATGCCCAAGTCCAAAGacaaggggaaggggaagggaggTGGTAAGCCTGCTGCCAAGGCCAAACCGGCCCCTGCTGCTAAAGAAAAG CTAGAGGTGGAGTCGTCGACGTCCCCGGAGTTGGTGGTGAAGAAGGAGTCGCTGAGGGACAGCATCATAACGCTCAACACTCGCATCGCTAGCGGAGCCCTCAACCAGCTGGACATCAGCTTCACGCCGAGGACT GTGTGGGGAAAGCAGCTCACCACCGACCAGTTGATTGAGAGAAAGGAGGATCGTCGCGAGCAGCTCTCTTACGAGGTGGACTTCGAGGACTTTCTCATGCCCTTCAACAAGAACATCGTCGTCAAGGCCGAAGAGCTGGGCGGCTCCGACAACTGA